Proteins encoded by one window of Litoribacterium kuwaitense:
- a CDS encoding stalk domain-containing protein: protein MMKIRTFTCGLIIGVMVASTTTIFAADFIKATLYPVTLVINSEEKKLPENQSVLNYNDHTYVPLRWVAEQMDAKVDYRTVPRYDETIISIKFPWFEGDADVSDSIPGYLIRHVGGDEFQKWLGETDPHYRNLKTFMKDFGITEEEAEQIEEDALRD from the coding sequence ATGATGAAGATAAGGACATTTACTTGTGGGTTGATTATTGGCGTTATGGTCGCAAGCACAACGACCATCTTTGCGGCTGATTTCATAAAGGCCACACTATATCCGGTTACGTTGGTTATAAATTCTGAAGAAAAAAAACTTCCGGAAAACCAGAGCGTTTTGAACTACAACGATCACACGTATGTGCCGTTAAGGTGGGTCGCCGAACAAATGGATGCAAAAGTCGACTATCGCACGGTGCCCAGATACGATGAGACGATTATCAGCATCAAATTCCCTTGGTTTGAAGGAGACGCGGATGTTTCTGATTCGATTCCCGGCTATCTCATACGACATGTGGGTGGTGACGAGTTTCAAAAATGGCTCGGTGAGACAGATCCACACTATCGGAACTTGAAAACGTTTATGAAGGATTTTGGTATCACGGAAGAAGAAGCTGAACAAATCGAAGAGGACGCTCTCAGGGATTGA